Proteins found in one Pseudomonas sp. P8_241 genomic segment:
- a CDS encoding adenylosuccinate synthase, producing MGKNVVVLGTQWGDEGKGKIVDLLTEHAAAVVRYQGGHNAGHTLVIDGEKTVLHLIPSGVLREGVQCLIGNGVVVAPDALLREIIKLEEKGVPVRERLRISPSCPLILSFHVALDQAREKARGELKIGTTGRGIGPAYEDKVARRGLRVGDLLNMPRFEDKLRELVDYHNFMLVGYYKEPAIEFDKTLAECKEYAELLKPLMLDVTAELHDLRRAGKDIMFEGAQGSLLDIDHGTYPYVTSSNTTAGGVATGSGVGPMFLDYILGITKAYTTRVGSGPFPTELFDEVGAHLAKQGHEFGATTGRARRCGWFDAVILRRAIDVNSISGICLTKLDVLDGLETINICVGYKDAEGNAVAPTDADSYVGLQPVYEEVPGWTESTVGAKTLEELPANARAYIKRVEELIGAPIDIISTGPDRNETIVLRHPFA from the coding sequence ATGGGTAAGAATGTCGTAGTCCTGGGCACCCAATGGGGTGATGAGGGCAAAGGCAAGATCGTTGATCTGCTGACCGAACATGCTGCCGCCGTAGTGCGCTACCAGGGTGGCCACAACGCTGGTCACACGCTGGTGATCGACGGCGAAAAAACCGTCTTGCACCTGATCCCGTCGGGCGTGCTGCGCGAAGGCGTGCAGTGCCTGATCGGTAACGGCGTGGTGGTTGCACCTGACGCCCTGCTGCGCGAGATCATCAAGCTGGAAGAAAAAGGTGTGCCGGTGCGCGAGCGCCTGCGCATCAGCCCGTCCTGCCCGCTGATCCTGTCCTTCCACGTCGCGCTGGACCAGGCCCGTGAAAAGGCCCGTGGCGAGCTGAAGATCGGTACCACCGGTCGCGGCATCGGCCCGGCGTACGAAGACAAGGTCGCTCGTCGTGGCCTGCGTGTGGGCGACCTGCTCAACATGCCGCGCTTTGAAGACAAACTGCGTGAACTGGTGGATTACCACAACTTCATGCTGGTGGGTTACTACAAAGAGCCAGCCATCGAATTCGACAAGACCCTGGCCGAATGCAAAGAATACGCTGAGCTGCTCAAGCCGCTGATGCTGGACGTGACTGCCGAGCTGCACGACCTGCGTCGCGCTGGCAAAGACATCATGTTCGAAGGCGCCCAGGGTTCGTTGCTGGACATCGACCACGGTACCTACCCGTACGTGACCAGCTCCAACACCACCGCTGGCGGCGTTGCTACCGGTTCGGGTGTTGGTCCTATGTTCCTGGACTACATCCTGGGCATCACCAAGGCTTACACCACTCGTGTAGGTTCGGGTCCATTCCCGACTGAGCTGTTCGACGAAGTCGGTGCACACCTGGCCAAACAAGGTCACGAGTTCGGCGCGACTACTGGCCGTGCCCGTCGTTGTGGCTGGTTCGACGCCGTCATCCTGCGTCGCGCTATCGATGTGAACAGCATCTCGGGTATCTGCCTGACCAAGCTGGACGTGCTCGACGGCCTGGAAACCATCAACATCTGCGTCGGCTACAAAGATGCAGAAGGCAATGCCGTTGCCCCGACTGACGCTGACAGCTACGTGGGCCTGCAGCCTGTGTACGAAGAAGTGCCGGGCTGGACCGAGTCGACCGTGGGTGCCAAGACCCTGGAAGAGCTGCCGGCCAACGCCCGTGCGTATATCAAGCGCGTTGAAGAGCTGATCGGTGCGCCGATCGACATTATTTCGACGGGCCCGGACCGCAACGAAACCATCGTTCTGCGTCATCCGTTCGCTTGA
- a CDS encoding methyl-accepting chemotaxis protein gives MSAVLSLLQSRLLRPVFVTLGIALLVQVLVAVALTRSTVTALEADLGTRLGADSQKLSGELEQAGREVTSSLDSLSTSTRQRLTAGLSSRLKDEQAQLRSTLEKDLKDSANDMAQLLASVAPRAMWDNDVPTLSEFARRAQRNPNVLFVVYDDATGQHLTRYLNRENPINKALLEKGRGERALDKVLDAAKHDPSVFYIEASINPNGVEIGKVLMGVSTASVETDLAALDKRFSALIASSDQLVGDSLKGAAADSAAVMGARLQSAQAMASEMKANTTSTVQEAAATLRWRIGLSLAVVGCGVLLLLAVVLGRRVVNRLKMLIVAMDDLAAGEGDLTKRVQINSKDEIGDMASAVNRFVDKLQPIVREAGDVAQRTGVEIGAMTLRNAGADAAAGMQRDEVAASLRALSQMADEAQSESHAMQAALKQVVEIRQATDENTRTSEKVGNLIGELAGQVNTGAQVIERLAQQSEQIEVVLTVIHGIAEQTNLLALNAAIEAARAGETGRGFAVVADEVRALASKTQSSTGDIQAHIVALQQGAREAVAAIGQAGRQASEGLLVLRDSARLQQSVQASVEQVHAAIGLATQAAEHQAKGAQAVRGRVETIHAQAEKAAQAVVETTVSGKVLDGLAAQLKASLGQFRA, from the coding sequence GTGTCGGCTGTTCTCTCATTGTTACAGAGCCGTTTGTTGCGGCCCGTGTTCGTTACTCTTGGTATCGCCCTTTTGGTGCAGGTGCTGGTCGCTGTTGCGCTGACCCGGAGCACGGTGACGGCGCTTGAAGCTGATCTGGGCACGCGCCTGGGTGCGGACAGCCAAAAACTCTCTGGTGAGCTTGAGCAGGCGGGGCGCGAAGTCACGTCGAGCCTCGACAGCCTCTCCACCAGTACGCGTCAGCGACTGACGGCTGGTTTGTCCTCTCGGCTGAAGGATGAGCAGGCGCAGTTGCGCTCAACGCTGGAAAAGGACCTGAAGGATTCCGCCAACGACATGGCGCAGCTTCTGGCCTCGGTTGCACCGCGCGCCATGTGGGACAACGACGTCCCGACTCTGTCCGAATTCGCCCGTCGCGCCCAGCGCAACCCCAACGTGCTGTTCGTGGTCTACGACGACGCCACCGGCCAGCATCTGACTCGCTATCTCAATCGGGAAAACCCGATCAACAAAGCCCTTTTGGAGAAGGGTCGGGGTGAGCGTGCGCTGGACAAGGTGCTGGATGCGGCGAAGCACGATCCGTCGGTCTTCTATATCGAAGCCTCGATCAACCCCAATGGCGTGGAAATCGGCAAGGTCTTGATGGGTGTATCGACGGCCTCGGTGGAAACCGATCTGGCGGCTCTGGACAAGCGTTTCTCCGCATTGATCGCCAGCAGCGACCAGCTCGTGGGCGACAGCTTGAAGGGCGCGGCGGCGGACAGTGCGGCGGTCATGGGTGCGCGTCTGCAGTCGGCTCAGGCCATGGCATCTGAAATGAAGGCCAACACCACCAGTACGGTGCAGGAGGCAGCGGCCACCTTGCGTTGGCGCATTGGTTTGAGTCTGGCGGTGGTCGGCTGTGGCGTGTTGTTGTTGCTGGCGGTAGTGCTCGGTCGTCGAGTGGTCAATCGTCTGAAAATGCTGATTGTGGCCATGGATGATCTGGCGGCGGGTGAGGGTGATCTGACCAAGCGCGTACAGATCAACAGCAAAGACGAAATCGGCGACATGGCTTCGGCGGTCAATCGCTTTGTGGATAAGTTGCAGCCAATCGTGCGCGAGGCGGGTGATGTGGCTCAGCGTACCGGTGTAGAAATTGGTGCCATGACCTTGCGCAATGCCGGTGCCGATGCGGCGGCAGGCATGCAGCGTGATGAGGTTGCTGCAAGTCTGCGGGCTCTGTCGCAAATGGCTGACGAAGCCCAGTCCGAAAGTCATGCGATGCAGGCTGCGTTGAAGCAGGTTGTCGAAATTCGACAGGCCACCGATGAAAACACCCGGACTTCGGAGAAAGTCGGCAACCTGATCGGGGAGTTGGCCGGTCAGGTCAATACCGGAGCGCAAGTCATCGAGCGCCTGGCACAGCAGAGTGAACAGATTGAGGTGGTACTGACGGTGATACACGGTATTGCCGAACAGACCAATCTGTTGGCGCTGAACGCTGCGATCGAAGCGGCGCGTGCCGGTGAGACGGGGCGCGGATTCGCCGTGGTGGCGGATGAGGTGCGGGCGTTGGCGAGCAAGACGCAAAGCTCCACCGGCGACATTCAGGCGCACATCGTGGCGTTGCAGCAGGGGGCACGGGAGGCGGTGGCAGCGATTGGTCAGGCTGGGCGCCAGGCCAGTGAAGGATTGCTGGTATTGCGTGACAGTGCGCGGTTGCAGCAATCGGTACAGGCGTCGGTCGAGCAGGTGCATGCGGCGATTGGTCTGGCGACCCAGGCCGCCGAGCATCAGGCGAAAGGGGCGCAAGCTGTGCGCGGTCGGGTCGAGACCATTCATGCGCAGGCCGAGAAAGCCGCCCAGGCGGTGGTGGAAACCACGGTCAGCGGCAAGGTGCTGGATGGGTTGGCGGCGCAGCTGAAGGCTAGTCTGGGGCAGTTCAGGGCGTAA
- a CDS encoding iron ABC transporter permease: MGTSLSGHHAYVPRRKRPSIWLILPVLLLVVLSLLPLLYVGLKAWQAGWAQALHLLWRPYVFGLLRNTLALMIGVTLACGVIGLSLAWLLERSNLPGRRLWGVILCLPFAVPAFVSSFTWVSLSAHFEGLGGAILVMSLSKYPLIFLPVAATLRNLDPSLEESARTLGQNRWGVFFKVTLPLLWPSLLAGSLLIALHMLVEFGALSIIGLKTFTTAIYQQFELEFSNANAAMLSAVLLALCLILLWLELRVRGKGRHVRTGQGAARQAEQVRLGRWALAGQLYCLLLAIIGSGIPLGMLAYWLAVGSSAAFPVAAIGEALLSSLALSLGGAALCLVLAVPVGLLVVRYKGQLAIWAERLPYLLHALPGLVIALTLVYFALHYVPALYQTSTLLLIAYALLFLPLAQAPIRTALTKAAPQLEEAARTLGASSFSAFCRVTLPIIFPALGAAFALVFLDAMKELTATLLLSPTGLNTLATEVWAHTANVEFAAAAPYAALLIVVSGLPVYLLTTRMYLSR; the protein is encoded by the coding sequence ATGGGCACCTCACTGTCCGGGCATCACGCGTACGTGCCAAGGCGTAAACGGCCGTCCATCTGGCTGATACTGCCCGTACTGCTACTTGTCGTGCTCAGCCTGCTGCCCCTGCTCTATGTCGGCCTGAAAGCCTGGCAGGCGGGCTGGGCACAAGCGCTGCACTTGCTGTGGCGACCTTATGTATTCGGCCTGCTGCGCAACACACTCGCACTGATGATCGGCGTCACGCTCGCTTGCGGCGTAATCGGTTTGTCGCTGGCCTGGCTGCTGGAGCGTAGCAATTTGCCGGGCCGACGATTGTGGGGCGTGATCCTCTGCCTGCCGTTCGCCGTGCCGGCTTTTGTCAGCAGCTTCACCTGGGTTTCGCTAAGCGCTCATTTTGAGGGACTTGGCGGGGCCATCCTGGTGATGAGCCTCTCCAAATACCCGCTGATATTCCTGCCCGTGGCTGCAACGCTGCGTAACCTTGACCCGTCCCTGGAAGAATCCGCGCGCACGCTGGGACAGAATCGTTGGGGCGTGTTCTTCAAGGTCACCCTGCCCCTGCTCTGGCCTTCGCTGCTCGCCGGGTCATTGCTGATCGCTTTGCACATGCTGGTGGAGTTCGGCGCGCTGTCGATCATTGGCCTGAAAACCTTCACCACAGCGATCTATCAACAGTTCGAGCTGGAATTCAGCAACGCCAACGCCGCCATGCTATCAGCGGTACTGCTGGCGCTGTGCCTGATACTGCTATGGCTGGAGCTGCGCGTTCGCGGCAAGGGTCGACACGTGCGTACGGGGCAGGGCGCGGCGCGACAGGCAGAGCAAGTTCGCCTTGGACGATGGGCTTTGGCCGGACAGCTTTACTGCCTTTTGTTGGCGATTATCGGAAGCGGGATTCCCCTCGGCATGCTGGCGTACTGGCTGGCTGTGGGTTCGTCTGCGGCATTTCCGGTAGCTGCAATCGGTGAAGCACTGCTTTCATCCCTTGCACTGTCTCTTGGCGGCGCTGCGCTCTGCCTGGTATTGGCGGTACCGGTGGGCCTGCTGGTGGTTCGCTACAAAGGCCAATTGGCGATCTGGGCCGAGCGCCTGCCCTATCTGCTGCATGCGCTGCCCGGACTGGTGATTGCACTGACGCTGGTGTATTTCGCCCTGCACTATGTACCGGCGCTTTACCAGACATCGACGCTGCTGCTGATCGCTTATGCACTGCTATTTCTGCCGCTGGCGCAGGCGCCAATTCGCACCGCCCTGACCAAGGCCGCTCCGCAACTGGAAGAAGCGGCACGCACGCTGGGCGCTTCGTCGTTCAGCGCGTTTTGCCGGGTTACGCTGCCGATTATCTTCCCGGCACTGGGCGCGGCGTTTGCATTGGTGTTTCTGGATGCAATGAAGGAGCTGACGGCGACTTTGCTGCTGAGTCCGACAGGGCTGAATACGCTGGCAACGGAAGTGTGGGCGCATACCGCGAATGTGGAATTTGCGGCGGCGGCGCCTTATGCGGCGTTGTTGATTGTGGTGTCGGGGTTGCCGGTCTATCTGCTGACGACTCGGATGTATTTGAGTCGCTGA
- a CDS encoding extracellular solute-binding protein, whose amino-acid sequence MMFRNTLRRGLITTLLGLALATPLTQAADPVSLTLYNGQHKEVGDAVAKAFEAKTGIHVNVRKGSSNQLASQVVEEGDRSPADVIYTEESPPLNKLGEQGLLAKTDESTLAVLPKEYVANNGTWIGVTARVRVVAFNPKLIEEKDLPTSVMEFSDPKWQGKVGFVPTSGAFQEQAVAIIKVHGMDAAEEWLTGLRAFGKTYSNNMVALKAVENGEVATVLVNNYYWFALQREKGQLDSKLHYFTGGDVGGLITVSSAAVLKSSKHPQEAQQLLAYMASEEGQRVITQTTAEYPLHKGMESDRGLKPFSELQAPKVTPADLGNAEEALDLERDVGLN is encoded by the coding sequence ATGATGTTTCGAAATACCCTGCGCCGCGGCCTGATCACCACCCTCCTCGGCCTGGCACTCGCCACTCCCCTCACCCAAGCCGCCGACCCGGTCTCCCTGACGCTCTACAACGGCCAGCACAAAGAAGTCGGCGACGCGGTCGCCAAAGCCTTCGAAGCCAAGACCGGCATTCACGTCAATGTACGCAAAGGCAGCAGTAATCAGCTCGCCAGCCAGGTCGTAGAAGAAGGCGACCGCTCCCCCGCCGACGTGATCTACACCGAAGAATCGCCACCACTGAACAAACTCGGCGAGCAAGGCCTGCTAGCCAAGACTGACGAGTCCACCCTGGCTGTTCTGCCCAAGGAATACGTAGCCAACAACGGCACCTGGATTGGCGTCACCGCCCGGGTGCGGGTCGTCGCATTCAACCCCAAACTGATCGAGGAAAAAGACCTGCCGACATCGGTGATGGAGTTCTCCGATCCAAAATGGCAAGGCAAGGTCGGCTTTGTGCCCACCAGCGGCGCCTTCCAGGAACAAGCCGTAGCGATCATCAAGGTCCACGGCATGGATGCAGCCGAAGAATGGCTGACCGGCTTGCGCGCTTTCGGCAAGACTTACAGCAACAACATGGTCGCGCTCAAAGCCGTGGAAAATGGAGAAGTGGCCACCGTACTGGTGAACAACTACTACTGGTTCGCCTTGCAACGGGAAAAAGGCCAGCTCGACTCGAAGCTGCATTACTTCACCGGCGGCGACGTCGGCGGGCTGATCACCGTGTCCAGCGCTGCGGTCCTGAAATCCAGCAAACATCCACAAGAAGCCCAGCAATTGCTCGCCTACATGGCCAGCGAAGAAGGTCAGCGTGTGATCACCCAGACCACCGCCGAATACCCACTGCACAAGGGTATGGAGTCGGATCGCGGGCTCAAGCCGTTCAGCGAACTGCAAGCCCCCAAAGTCACGCCCGCCGACCTCGGCAACGCTGAAGAAGCACTCGATCTGGAACGTGACGTTGGCCTGAACTGA